A single Streptomyces sp. Edi2 DNA region contains:
- a CDS encoding PLP-dependent transferase, with translation MTVLQTAPATAPASPAHGPVRRVEDAFAALHGADSALLVPGAVAATTGTLLALTNPGGHLIASDQVCDPLRGVLTRELTGLGRTVTFVDCTDPDAVIASVRPETQVVYTPSLSDPLMRPAPLNEIATHAQMNDLLLVVDNTALSPAELRPLESGAVIVIEDTAPCLDGWGDVGAALVTGLDRYLPRIAEQCARLGGEVHDWAAHLLERSLATLQLRLSAQREGAERVAGTLRAHPAVRAVHRPSFDEAPWALETHQGFGGLLSFEVVPEIRDLSGILAACNGDGTPLAGTARLPAHTSHAHLSERVRREAGITRQLVRLSVGITGSDALAGRLRRALDAALEQSNGGDT, from the coding sequence GTGACCGTGCTGCAGACCGCACCCGCGACCGCCCCCGCGTCCCCGGCCCACGGTCCGGTCCGCCGGGTCGAGGACGCCTTCGCCGCCCTGCACGGCGCCGACTCCGCGCTGCTCGTGCCCGGAGCCGTGGCCGCCACCACGGGCACGCTGCTCGCCCTGACCAACCCGGGCGGTCACCTCATCGCCTCCGACCAGGTCTGCGACCCGCTGCGCGGCGTCCTGACCCGGGAACTCACCGGCCTGGGACGCACGGTGACCTTCGTCGACTGCACCGACCCGGACGCCGTCATCGCCTCCGTACGGCCCGAAACCCAGGTCGTGTACACACCGTCCCTGAGCGACCCGCTGATGCGGCCCGCCCCGCTCAACGAGATCGCCACCCACGCCCAGATGAACGACCTGCTGCTGGTCGTGGACAACACCGCGCTGTCCCCCGCCGAACTGCGGCCCCTGGAGTCCGGCGCCGTGATCGTCATCGAGGACACGGCGCCCTGTCTCGACGGCTGGGGGGACGTCGGCGCCGCCCTGGTCACCGGCCTGGACCGGTATCTGCCACGCATCGCCGAACAGTGCGCGCGGCTCGGCGGCGAGGTGCACGACTGGGCCGCCCACCTGCTGGAACGCTCCCTGGCCACGCTGCAACTGCGGCTGTCCGCCCAGCGGGAAGGCGCCGAGCGAGTAGCCGGGACCCTGCGCGCGCACCCTGCCGTACGGGCAGTGCACCGGCCGTCATTCGACGAGGCGCCGTGGGCCCTGGAAACCCACCAGGGCTTCGGCGGACTGCTGTCCTTCGAGGTCGTACCGGAGATCCGCGACCTGTCCGGCATCCTGGCCGCCTGCAACGGCGACGGTACACCGCTCGCCGGCACCGCCCGGCTGCCCGCCCACACCAGCCACGCCCACCTGAGCGAGCGGGTCCGCCGGGAAGCGGGCATCACCCGGCAACTGGTGCGCCTGTCGGTGGGCATCACCGGCAGTGACGCCCTGGCCGGCCGGCTCAGGCGGGCCCTGGACGCAGCCCTCGAGCAGAGCAACGGAGGTGACACGTGA